One Argentina anserina chromosome 6, drPotAnse1.1, whole genome shotgun sequence genomic window, CAGCAGACGGAGGAGAGTTATCAGCTGCAGCTGGCTTTGGCTCTACGGCTCTCGTCGGAGGCAACTTGCGCCGATGATCCTAATTTCTTGGATCCAGTGCCGGATGAGTCTTCGTCGACGAGGTCATCGAGCTCGGCCGATGCCGTTTCGCATCGATTTTGGGTATGTTTTGCTCTGATTTTTGATGCTCATGTGGAGTTTGATATTATTAGATGTTTGACATTTGAGTCAATGCAGTTGCTTGCTTTGAATTGAGGCAGTGCTGGTTGCTTGCTTTGAATCGAGTCAATATTTTGCATGAGTTCGTTAGCTTATTTGAGCTGAATTCTTAATGTTTAGTCTGGTGTAATTCAGTGACCTGCTAGGACCGGAAATGCATTTAGTTCATTAAAATTTACAGAAGATTGGTTAATCTATTCGGGTAGCAAATGTTCTTAGGCATGAAACCTTGAGAGTCGTCCAAACACCAAGTGCCCAACTAATGCAATCTTTTAGTCCTCAGAAAACAAGAAAGCGTTAGTTGTCCATGGAATTAAATGTCTTCCTCAAGCTCGAGCTAGCAGTAGGTTACTGAACCAGTGTGTTACTTCAGTCAAACCAAATAGGCATTTCTTACAGTATCTACTGCATTCTTCTTTTaggaaaattttattttgttgtgtGATCCCCGTGTAATTATACTTCAATTCGATGAGTGTTCATGTAAAATTCTTAAAGTATACCTAAATAAGAAGTCAAAAAGGAAGTGGTCATGAAAGAAATTGTCAGAAATAGATGCAAGTCAAATGCATCTATATGTCTTCCTTTTCAGTACGGGGATGCATGTTAATGGAAGAGGCTTTCAAATCATTTGTTATAGTTAAATCGGCTTTCTTTTGATACAATTGCAATGTGTATgatcatgcatatatttatgtatatgtatatacaaaTCTACACACCCACACACATAATGCCTCCTGCATGTATGCGAGCTATATTCTCTTTAGTCAGACTCGCTAACAATTTGATAGTTATGGTGTTTGAATTGGATCAAACTCGCTGATTTAGAAAAAATCACATTTGTCTCCAGATGCAGTCTTGATTCACATCCCAACAGCATAACATGTCAAATGTCTGACAAGAGATACATTTGTGTTCACAACCAGACATACACACATCGGTGAACTAATGAATATTAAGAATTGTTGGTTGAAAAATGCTTTAAACAAAATGTTCAACTTTGgaaatttttgttgttgttgttgttgttgtgttgtaacatatgtatttATAATGTGCGTCAGGTGAATGGTTGTCTGTCATACTATGACAAAGTGCCTGACGGGTTCTACCTTATTCATGGGATAAATTCCTATGTATGGTCTATGTGCACTGATATGCAAGAGACTAGTCGTATACCATCAATTGAATCACTAAGATCTGTTGATCCTGGAACCGGATCTTCTATAGAAGTGACCTTAATCGATCGACGTAGTGATCCCAGCTTAAAGGAACTTCAAAATAGGGTCCTCAGCATTTCTTGTGCTTGCATAACCACGACAGAGATTGTTGATCAGCTGGCAAAGCTTGTATGCAGCCGCATGGGGTAAGTTATCTGCACTTTCTGTCCACATCATTCTCGAACATCTGTGTCTGGCATTTATACCTAAGTGAGGTTTCATTGCTTTCTCAGGGGTTCAGCAAATGTAGGAGAGGCTGAATTTTTCTCTATATGGAGGGAGAGCAGTGATGATCTGAAAGATTGCTTAGGATCTGTAGTTGTTCCAATAGGCAGCCTTTCTATTGGCCTATGTAGACATCGTGCTTTACTATTCAAGGTAAGGTTCCAGTTAAATATAGCATGTCATGACCAAGTATTTTTAGTGTGAtctgtttgtttatttattgcCTTCAGTATATTTTCGAATACATACTTTAATAACCATCAATTAGGACATCACGAttctacatgttttgtacaaTAGTTATGGCGAGGATGACATTGTCAAGTCACCACCATTTTCATTCAACCTATATTCTGCTCTTCAAATTTGCAAACAGATTCTGTGTGTGTTCCATCATATTgttgttatattattttaAGAGATACATAGATTAAACAGAAAGATGGTATGATTCTGGTATAGTATTATCAttaataaacatatatatttttgctgGGAATTGGCTGCATAAGAttctaattttcattttacatatggtttattttctttgatcgTAATGGACAGAACGTTTAAACCTTAAGATATAACTTATTTCCTGTCAGTGAATTGTTATTATATGATTTAATCAAGCTTCATGTGTGGTCTTGAAGGTACTAGCTGACACAATTGACCTTCCGTGCCGAATTGCCAAAGGATGTAAATATTGCTCACAAGATGATGCATCCTCTTGTCTTGTTCGTTTTGGTATTGAAAGGTATGCTTTATTAACTATGGTATCTGTCAAAATCTCCGACAGGAACGCAACTTACTTTTCACACTCCATCGTGCATAATTGCTGGAGTCATGCAAGTTACCCCATGACAACAACTATATACTTGATAAGGTGTTGGAGGCGTTTAGGTTTCTTATATGTGGTGATAGTATAATCCATTAATGTAATATATGTCAGtacatatgtgtgtgtgtctagGAAAAAGATTCTGAACGAATTACAGATGAATATACTTTCTTAGATTTGAACTTTTGGAGATTGGTGTCAGTCTTCATTTTACTGCCTTGTATTAGTGATGCTGATTTGTTATAGTGTTTAATTGCAGGGAGTTGTTAGTTGATTTGATTGGGAATCCAGGATGCTTAAGTGATCCTGATTCCTTGGTAAATGGTCCATCATCCATCTCAATTTCTTCACCGCTGCGGCTTCCAAGAATTAGAACAGTTGAACCTGCCACTGATTTCAGGTCACTGGCCAAACAATATTTCTCGGATTGTCAGATGCTTAATCTTGTATTCGATGAAGCCGTGGCAGGTGATTTATTTAATCTCAAATTTTAATATACAGATGGGTTATAGTGGTTATGTGGGTGTTTACGTTATGGGGAAGATTTAATTTCCACTGTTACTATCTGCTTGACATCATGCCAATCTGGTGTTCTTCTctgcatatatttttttctaataaagGAAAAGAATGTGTCGATTAATATTAGAATCATCCTTCTTACTAGTAAAAAAACCTTATGCTTGAATATTTGTCTGCATGCATGCAAATGGTAGTGCATAACGATTTTGAGTTGGAAATGAATTTTGCATACAGTTGTGTGATTGGGGTGTGCTTATGAGTTGGtatcaataatatacaagaaTTCAATAATTCGTACTTCATTAAGCCCTTTCCTCTTTCCATATAATTCTGGCTATGTTGAGCTTGAATCTTGTTTCTGTGATTTAGTTATTGATCTCCCAAAGCAATTCTGTTTCGTATGTTAATGTTTTCATCATCACAGGAAGTGCTGGAAATGAGGACAACAAGGTTTTCTCTATGCATCCTAAGCAAAAGTTTACAGACGGAAACACCCCTTATCTGGCTTCAAGTCTCGATGATGACACTTCCCTACATGTTGATGATCGGAATCCCCAGTTGCTTAAACCATTTAATCCATCTCAGAACATTGTCCACCAAAGAACAAGGTTAAACGATCAAAATCCCCTAAACCGTATACCACCTGTAGGACATAGAGATATTTCAAGGTTGGATACAAGTGATGACTCGAGGTTTGTTGAGGGACTTCAAATGGTTCCTAGTAGACCAAATAAAGAGCTGACACTTGATGTGGATGATTTGGACATTCCATGGAGTGACCTTGTACTGAAGGAGAGAATTGGTGCAGGTAATTTATCCTCTTGTCCAGTTATTAAGTGGCATACCCAAGAAATCATCAGATGTTTATGAATTCAGTGAGGTCCTTAAAGGTATTATGAGGCTGTAAAAACTGACCCTGTGCATTTGCAGGTTCTTTTGGAACTGTTCATCGTGCTGATTGGCATGGCTCTGTAAGCACATTATTATTCACTCTGCCAttgtaaaatataaatatatgtgtTGTTTATAACACTTTAATTGTGTGTATCGTAGGATGTTGCTGTAAAGATTCTTATGGAGCAGGAATTTCATGCCGAACGCTTTAGAGAGTTCTTAAGGGAGGTACATTGAAAAATTTGCGGTTGAATTTAATTTAAAGACATAACTATCTGCAGTTTGAGcatttttgataaaatttggaataaagtttccttcttttttatcAGGTTACAATAATGAAACGCTTGCGGCATCCAAATATTGTGCTGTTTATGGGGGCAGTTACAAAGCCGCCAAACTTGTCCATAGTCACAGAATATCTATCAAGGTTTGTGATCTCCACCATAAAACCGTAAAAGTTAAAATACTACAAATGGAAATTTACATGCATATCAAACATTTGTACCACTTTACGAGCTTTGAATCCAACATGTAGGGGAAGCTTGTATAGACTGTTGCATAAACCTGGGCCAGTGCTGGATGAGAGGCGTCGGTTGAATATGGCTCACGATGTGGTCCGTATCTGAAGACTACAGTGATTATTATTTTCTGAggccttatttttttttcctgttaATCTAAGTTTCAATTTACAGTTTTTGGctttgtgatttgaattgtttcACACAGGCAAAGGGGATGAATTACCTTCATAGGCGGAATCCTCCCATTGTTCATCGAGATTTAAAATCTCCAAACCTTTTGGTTGACAAAAAATATACTGTGAAGGTATGTTCTGGCTGATCAACATATACTTTGCTTAAAATTGGGGTTTGGGATGGGTTGTAGATGGTAATTTAATTGGTAATACATAGATGAATTGATCTTGCTGCTTTATGTGTTTTTGggctcaaaaactcaattgttttgttctctttctttttttgtcttttcccCCCTTAATATTTGTGGCGTGAATACTTTTTGTGCCTGTTAGTGATGTTGACAAGTTCCTAAAACCATGCAGGTTTGTGATTTTGGTCTTTCCCGTTTAAAGGCGAACACCTTTCTTTCATCAAAATCAGCTGCAGGGACTGTAAGTTCTCTTAAACAACTAAACAGACTACACCTTCATCTTATGGCTTCATGTATTTAGTTAAATCAAACAATGATACCTTCTTCTCTTATTAGCCTGAATGGATGGCACCAGAAGTTCTGCGTGATGAACCATCAAATGAGAAGTCAGATGTTTACAGTTTTGGTGTAATATTGTGGGAACTTGCGACATTGCAACAGCCCTGGGGTAATTTAAATCCAGCGCAGGTTTGTCTTTTAGGCAATATGATTTATGTTTCCACCCATACATACAACATGCAATGATGTCACTCTTATAAATTAGACAGAATATCCCCAAGGTTTGATGGCGATGTTATTGCTTTGACAGAATCGTTTAGAGTTTTACATTTGAGCTTATAACATACAAATAAAATGGTGTTTCTCAAATTACCATTGCTTGAGCTTATTTACCTTAATCATGTTGTAGGTTGTGGCAGCAGTTGGTTTTAAGAACAAAAGGCTTGAAATTCCACGTGATTTGAATCCTCAAGTAGCTTTGATAATTGAGGCTTGTTGGGCCAAGTGAGTTTAAGATTATAATGTGTATATTAAATGACATTCTTTAATCAACTACTTAGTCATTAACAAGGATCATGCTGCAGTGAACCCTGGAAACGACCTTCATTCGCTAGTATCATGGAGTCTTTGAGGCCATTGATTAAAGCTCCCACACCTCAACCTGGGCATGCAGACATGCCGATACTCACCTAAATGGGTTAAAACTCGAGAAGAGTCTTATTCATGCACATAATACAGCATTCTTTTAGAGTTGACGCCTGGCAAGATTACATGCTGTTCATTGTCCGGGTATGCCTAAACTTCCTCATCAGTTTTCTAACATGAGTAGCACTATTGATGCCTAGGTATCCAAAAGTTTGGAAGAACATCAAGGTGGGAATCTTGTACAGTAATAAATTTTCAACCCACATGCATTTCAAGATTATAACCTAGTACACTTTATATTCCCTTTCTCCATGGCAGCCTATGTGCATTAGTTAACTAGTATAGCATGTGACATCATGTATCCTCTAATCAATTGCATGATAGCCTCATTGTGTGTTGTACACAAAATAGCATGGGATTGATGTGTCCTTTAGTAATCACATGTGCAGCCTACTATGTGCAGTCTACTGATACCCAGTCATGTAAATCAGATCTTCAATTTGTCATTAGTTCAACATGGTTACTCTAAAAATCAGAGAAATGCAAGCATTTTTGGACGTTTGCCTCTTTCTTTGATGTGCATGCATGTGAATGCCCATTTAACTGCTGATAGTTGACTTTGGATATCTAATGTGGATTGCCTCTGGGGGATTTTGTCCTGCCAAGGATACCTTAGAAACTTTTGGTTTAGGTGTAGGTTTAGTGGGCTTGAAAAACCTTCGATTTACTATACCGCATGCTCTATATACAATCAAAAGTGTTAATCTTGTCCCTCTTTTTTACTTTTGTCTTGTTAAATTCTTGTATAATGAACTGGCTTCTGTTGATAGCTGATGTTCATTCTGTATAACTGGTTGCAGAGTCATTGTACATTACTGTTCTTATCGCCAATTGAGAATACTGATTCTTTATGCAAACCAAGGAACTAAAGTGCCAATGGTGTCTGCATTGCTATCCCTACTGAAAATCCCTTCCAAAATGATCATTCTAAACATCATCTCGGTGAAgctgtataatttatatatatatatatatatatatatatatattcataagTTTGCATGTAGAAAATGTCACTAGCTAGAATCAGACGCAGCTTTCTCAGCATGGTACACAACTAGTGCTAGTTTTTGCTTTGAGTGAAATGTAAAAGGGAGCAAAAAATTTCTGGAAGTTTCTATTTTGCTTCACAAGTGCAATTGAAGAAAACTGTAGGAATGCCGAATGCGGATATATAGCTTCAGCTGAGTATACTCTGAAGGATGGAGAGTAAGTTTCATGTAATATAAGAGAAGCTGAGAAGGTTGTACATGATAACCCTAGCTAATTGGCAGCCAAGTATGATAAAAAGATGGTAAAATCTGTTGGTCTAATTCGATGAAGCTAGAGGATTGGTttctattattttgttttgctgGATAGGAGGCCaaacaaattttattattttttattattgtaaACAAAACCAGCTGGCCAAGTAAGGGTGTcgactaggggtgggcacgggacgggactgggctcatcccacgtcccgtcccactcttttgaatcgggacgggacgaggctttttaagaatgcatcccactcgggattaatcccggttgggacgggaccgggacgggacgggacaaatcccactttcctatgaagttaaataaaaacctatatttttattttttcataataaagtaacattcaataataaaattttaacaaaaaaatacatattatgttcaaaatattataatttattattattatttgagttgatataattttggagttattaagaacataaattaatttcattttgatacaaatatataagaatttttaagttttcattaaaggtgggacgagacgggatgaagcgggatataaattattcgttccacgtcccatcccactattatgaagcgggacgggatcgggacgggacatgTTTTTAGACTtttgtcccgtccctatgaattttgGGACGGAATCGGGATtttcgttttttatgcccacccctagtgtCGACCCTAGAGACCTAGATGGTTGCCAACTTCAGCAGTAGTTTTCATGGGCAAAATCCTTCAGCATTGATTGAAAGGCAAATGTTCAATTTATGTGAAATATGTGTTTCTTCTAATTTGTACGCAAGCATTTCCCAATTAAGTTATTTATGACCGTGCTGGAGTTCTTCACCGACGCAAAGAAGACGCGTGAAAGTTGTTATGCTTAACATGGAAATCTGAAGTACTGTTAAGTATGTATTCTGATCGTCTGATTTTTCTCGCACTTAGCAATAGTCTCGTGATGAACCAATGCTCATCATGTGGTTCATCTTTATTTGACTTGAACTGGAACGGTCGAGAGGATTGATACGACCGGATTTTATTCGATACCAGTTTGATCATAAATTCATCTCAAATGTAGTAAGCCAGTCAACGAAAGTTAAAGCAAGGCTCCTACATATTTATCGAGTACTGACTACTGAGTAGAAATGTTGgcattttattaaaaaaaaaaaaagaaagaggggAGAAATGTGGGTGACATCGTGGCAAGTCTCTTGCATTAGCAGAATTTGGGATGAGAAAACGCAAGTTTGAGACTGCAACAGGCATCCAAGGCATCCAAAACACATCCAAGGGAATCCAGCATAAGGGCAGAAATGTGCGCTAGCCAGATACCGGACGCAATAAGCGCAGTCTGAAGACAAGTGGCCTTTCGACGTCGCACAAGTACGACGACATATCATCGGAGATCTTGTTCTGGGAGGATGATCGCGTCCGCCCCGACTTCTTCATTATTTATATCGATATGTCTCCCTCCTCAACTAACTTAGGAAAGTCCTAATGCACACAACCGACTCTGAAAAAAGAAGGTACTTACCTTTTAGGCATGCCAaccttttaattatttattttcatcatctttccttttctctctttttatttttatttaataaatttgATACATGATTAAATCTCGTCAGCGAATCGGATCCGCCAAATCGTGTGTCCTCATTATAGGGagctccaaatccaacctgaCTGCTCTCTGATTGGTCACCCGTGATAGCTTCGCCCCCAAGTATCACTATTCCCGCCCTACCCAATCATTTTCCTCCAACACACCAAAATATCTCACAATATTCAACTCCAAAATATCCCTCCCCGGGACCCGCCCCCAGTCTCAACCAGAAACCTCCAGTGTAACTGATTTTCCAAGAACCTTAGCTCCAAGGAAACCAACACCCAGGTCGGCGCCAACAAAACCCCCTCCTCTCATATTCCAGCCAGCCCAGCCCCACCTGAATGGCTCAGACCGTCGATGACGacccatcatcatcatcatcattacaCTTATATACACAGTGGCCTCCCCTCCACCGCCTTGAATTCTCCTTTCGGATTTTTCCtcttattcaaaatttccatatATACATCCCCATTTCC contains:
- the LOC126797709 gene encoding serine/threonine-protein kinase CTR1, which produces MEMPARRSNYTLLSRLPDDQFTAASFYEAEAKNNNNNKPKVDSRAFDWESGGGDYRAAAANPASNRIGSVFSSVGLQRQSSGSSFGGSSLSGEYYAPTLSTTAANEIDGFGYADGGGGGEFRGKVGMDGAVVGPTGGSSSGKSWAQQTEESYQLQLALALRLSSEATCADDPNFLDPVPDESSSTRSSSSADAVSHRFWVNGCLSYYDKVPDGFYLIHGINSYVWSMCTDMQETSRIPSIESLRSVDPGTGSSIEVTLIDRRSDPSLKELQNRVLSISCACITTTEIVDQLAKLVCSRMGGSANVGEAEFFSIWRESSDDLKDCLGSVVVPIGSLSIGLCRHRALLFKVLADTIDLPCRIAKGCKYCSQDDASSCLVRFGIERELLVDLIGNPGCLSDPDSLVNGPSSISISSPLRLPRIRTVEPATDFRSLAKQYFSDCQMLNLVFDEAVAGSAGNEDNKVFSMHPKQKFTDGNTPYLASSLDDDTSLHVDDRNPQLLKPFNPSQNIVHQRTRLNDQNPLNRIPPVGHRDISRLDTSDDSRFVEGLQMVPSRPNKELTLDVDDLDIPWSDLVLKERIGAGSFGTVHRADWHGSDVAVKILMEQEFHAERFREFLREVTIMKRLRHPNIVLFMGAVTKPPNLSIVTEYLSRGSLYRLLHKPGPVLDERRRLNMAHDVAKGMNYLHRRNPPIVHRDLKSPNLLVDKKYTVKVCDFGLSRLKANTFLSSKSAAGTPEWMAPEVLRDEPSNEKSDVYSFGVILWELATLQQPWGNLNPAQVVAAVGFKNKRLEIPRDLNPQVALIIEACWANEPWKRPSFASIMESLRPLIKAPTPQPGHADMPILT